One Triticum dicoccoides isolate Atlit2015 ecotype Zavitan chromosome 4B, WEW_v2.0, whole genome shotgun sequence genomic window carries:
- the LOC119296045 gene encoding ribosomal RNA-processing protein 17-like, translating to MAWEEDGLEEEHEEDMEASEEEGEDVVVGQMPTFMVPKHINKRALKNKALSVSLDKKALKDFVTGFHKRKKKRRKEAQRITQEKDRRKRIEARKMRKQEKEIALYGKVVSSENVDGEDGDGDGDGMDAAAPEIKTYEDGGTRITVVTCEITHGEEDDQKSVSRSYAKKSCGVVSAKKQPSLGVKKKPPPKRQFSKSKKTKKVDTSRRKNKGKH from the exons atggcgtggGAGGAAGATGGCTTGGAAGAGGAGCACGAGGAGGATATGGAAGCGTCGGAGGAGGAAGGGGAGGATGTGGTGGTGGGGCAGATGCCAACGTTCATGGTCCCAAAGCACATCAATAAGCGCGCCCTGAAGAACAAGGCCCTCTCCGTCTCCCTCGACAAGAAAGCCCTCAA GGATTTCGTGACTGGGTTTCacaagagaaagaagaagaggagaaaggaGGCGCAGAGAATTACGCAGGAGAAGGACAGACGGAAGCGAATCGAGGCACGCAAGATG AGAAAGCAAGAGAAAGAGATTGCTCTATACGGTAAAGTCGTGTCATCAGAAAATGTGGATGGTGAagacggtgatggtgatggtgacggGATGGATGCAGCTGCGCCTG AAATCAAGACGTATGAAGATGGCGGGACTAGAATAACAGTAGTCACCTGTGAAATTACTCATGGAGAGGAGGATGACCAGAAATCCGTGTCAAGGAGCTATGCTAAGAAGAGTTGCGGTGTGGTTAGTGCCAAGAAGCAGCCCAGTTTAGGCGTGAAGAAGAAGCCGCCACCAAAGAGGCAATTCAGCAAAAGCAAGAAGACTAAAAAGGTTGACACGAGTAGACGGAAGAACAAAGGAAAGCATTGA